In Phycisphaerae bacterium, one genomic interval encodes:
- a CDS encoding thrombospondin type 3 repeat-containing protein, which produces MLSKTSVLHLMVRRMAGMAILGLLLTSGAPSYADSIAQLGAVAIDADTAGAAFTTVGAPLPAITEAAAADWPDASTITLRVPAGFEFAIGAGNECTAVITPPSPNAVALVDDTVASADGQTIVFVVTGAHTVASTITFSDIQLRPANCAGADASLTSHITIETNASPAGLDLVTVTVTPGVPAQLAFADQPTDTEVNATINPAAPHMTVEVQDQCGNVVTTATNLVALAINTNPGGGALAGTTVKAAVAGIATFDNLSINQVGANYDLLAVSGALTPAVSATFNVTPGAKAALRFVQAPTSAAADAFIAPAVTVEIVDAFGNRTADVDAITLTIDNNPGGGTLTGGGPTAAVAGLATFNALNIDKVGTGYTLRATAAGLTDAVSGTFNITPGTATQLAFLQPPTNVAANATITPAVTVEIRDANDNRVTTATDNVTIAIGTNPSGGALSGTLTQAAIAGVATFNDLAIDTAGIGYTLDVTAAGLAGDTSVAFNVTAGAATKLVFGTQPGNATADGVIPGFTVQVLDAADNLVTTASNAVTIAIGTNPGGGTLSGTVTQSAVNGIATFNNLNIDRVGAGYTLVASAVGLTDSPPSDPFNITVGAAAALRFSQQPTNAAAGAAIAPPVSVEIVDGRGNLRTADVDAITLTILNNPGGGTLTGGGPVAAVAGVATFPALSINKVGVAYTLQATSGALTAATSNAFTISPGTPAKLLFQQQPTNTDVGTNIVATVGVFDADDNLVTTAVNAITMAAVDAISAPVPLAGTTVRNAAAGVATFNDLQIAAVGAGYRLVANAVGLTGDISTPFNITPGTNIAVVPGAVSIVIGAAQTNASVTYTIEGAATVPSFQITFGLKRTAGPVPPIDTVFGTINVTDATLRAPGSHTVALGNIRPPLDGNVRDGDLIVAQLDSGGAVAETSEADNLTSAALSVDLVFTAVAPDIRGANSSARVSYAITSPASVGAFALRLGRDTNNDGNIDDVLRDFTVAGTNVTPGPHAVVVPLPTQFLARNIAAGATVRVVAVLDSTDVVVEPAGNNQGLGQTTYDVDLALTRLLFPGTGLGRDFDATINYTVANNSVSENFTIEFYVSTNASVDEATLAADIRLATFTISAAADKLAAAAITKTFTLNIPAATAVPATFYLKARIDDGKIVAELDETNNVVATLNNTSDPNADADNDGLTRAEEEAGFRIPPARIFRADAPVDEQGSAVDPLATRTFDNDEDTDADGLGDALERQTGTNPAERDSDADGLIDGDEDANHNGVLDAGETDPRNWDTDGDGLSDQEELAGFLVTRYAAGSTSGRFVNATVTRVFTDPRQADTDGDDINDWNEVNAYTRAAAADGSVPGIGLGALAARGGLKVTKPVQGIRTDPTRADTDDDGTNDASDPAPQINPARWGYDQDADGVFDDTDLAAIRATFPATALATFPETIDDFQRLLLNFDQDGDGFMEAPDANGDGFPDFTRWNEATVEQAFGIDFSNDGTLTDGFDVGGVGRGTAGPYDSRCGSSNEGAALFGTYRIIRSADGAQSGDGVLDSFDEATQQLIPTDNCPTFNNVDQLDYDGDGLGDSCDADLDNDGVPNEQDPATQPPDAHCTNPGPGTVVSSVCAFGVVEGLVGGLIGLTGLQLAGRTRRRRN; this is translated from the coding sequence ATGTTGAGCAAGACGAGCGTACTTCACCTAATGGTCCGGCGGATGGCCGGAATGGCGATTCTGGGGCTCCTGTTGACGAGCGGCGCGCCGAGCTACGCGGATTCGATCGCCCAGCTCGGCGCGGTGGCGATCGACGCGGACACGGCGGGCGCCGCCTTCACGACCGTCGGCGCGCCGTTGCCCGCGATCACCGAGGCCGCCGCCGCGGACTGGCCCGACGCGAGCACCATCACCCTGCGCGTGCCGGCGGGCTTCGAATTCGCGATCGGCGCCGGCAACGAATGCACCGCGGTCATCACGCCGCCGTCGCCCAACGCGGTCGCGCTGGTCGACGATACGGTGGCATCCGCGGACGGGCAGACAATCGTGTTCGTCGTCACCGGGGCCCATACGGTGGCCTCCACGATCACGTTTTCCGACATCCAGTTGCGGCCGGCGAATTGCGCGGGCGCCGACGCGAGCCTGACTTCGCACATTACGATCGAGACCAACGCGAGCCCGGCCGGCCTCGACCTGGTGACCGTCACCGTGACACCGGGTGTGCCGGCGCAGCTCGCGTTTGCCGATCAGCCGACGGACACGGAGGTCAACGCGACGATTAATCCGGCGGCACCGCATATGACCGTCGAGGTCCAGGACCAGTGCGGCAACGTCGTGACGACGGCGACCAACCTGGTCGCGCTGGCGATCAACACCAACCCCGGCGGCGGGGCGCTGGCCGGCACCACCGTGAAGGCCGCGGTGGCAGGTATCGCCACCTTCGACAACCTGAGCATCAACCAGGTCGGCGCGAACTACGACCTGCTGGCCGTCTCCGGCGCGCTGACGCCGGCCGTGTCGGCGACATTCAACGTCACGCCCGGTGCGAAGGCCGCACTGCGCTTCGTGCAGGCGCCGACGAGTGCCGCGGCAGACGCGTTCATCGCGCCCGCCGTAACCGTCGAAATTGTGGACGCCTTCGGCAATCGCACGGCTGACGTCGATGCCATCACGCTGACGATCGACAACAACCCCGGCGGCGGCACGCTGACCGGCGGCGGGCCGACGGCGGCGGTGGCTGGCCTGGCCACGTTCAACGCGCTGAACATCGACAAGGTCGGCACCGGCTACACGTTGCGGGCGACGGCGGCGGGCCTGACGGATGCCGTGTCCGGCACGTTCAACATCACGCCGGGCACCGCCACCCAGCTCGCGTTCCTGCAGCCGCCGACAAACGTCGCGGCGAATGCGACGATCACGCCGGCGGTGACGGTCGAGATTCGCGATGCGAACGACAACCGCGTCACGACGGCGACCGACAACGTGACGATCGCCATCGGCACCAATCCGAGCGGCGGGGCGCTGTCCGGGACGCTGACGCAGGCCGCGATTGCCGGGGTGGCCACCTTCAACGATCTGGCGATCGACACGGCCGGCATCGGCTACACGCTGGACGTCACCGCGGCGGGGCTCGCGGGCGACACGTCGGTGGCGTTCAACGTCACGGCGGGGGCGGCGACCAAGCTCGTATTCGGCACGCAGCCCGGCAACGCCACGGCGGACGGCGTGATCCCGGGCTTCACCGTGCAGGTCCTCGACGCGGCGGACAACCTGGTTACCACCGCGAGCAATGCGGTTACGATCGCGATCGGCACCAACCCGGGCGGCGGGACGCTGTCCGGCACGGTGACCCAGAGCGCGGTGAACGGCATTGCCACGTTCAACAACCTGAACATTGATCGGGTCGGCGCGGGCTACACGCTGGTCGCCAGCGCGGTCGGCCTGACCGACTCGCCGCCTTCGGACCCGTTCAACATCACCGTCGGGGCGGCGGCGGCCCTGCGCTTCAGCCAGCAGCCGACCAATGCCGCGGCCGGGGCGGCCATCGCACCTCCGGTTTCGGTCGAGATCGTCGACGGCCGGGGCAATCTCCGCACGGCGGACGTGGACGCTATCACGCTGACGATCCTGAATAATCCCGGCGGCGGGACGTTGACCGGCGGCGGTCCGGTCGCGGCCGTGGCCGGGGTCGCCACGTTCCCCGCGCTCAGCATCAACAAGGTCGGCGTGGCCTACACGCTGCAGGCCACGTCCGGCGCGCTGACGGCCGCGACTTCCAACGCGTTCACGATCAGCCCGGGGACGCCGGCCAAGCTCCTGTTCCAGCAGCAGCCGACGAACACGGACGTGGGCACCAACATCGTGGCGACCGTCGGCGTCTTTGACGCGGATGACAACCTGGTGACGACCGCGGTGAACGCCATCACGATGGCGGCGGTCGACGCCATCTCGGCGCCGGTGCCGCTCGCGGGCACCACGGTACGGAACGCGGCGGCCGGTGTCGCGACGTTCAACGACCTGCAGATCGCCGCCGTCGGCGCGGGCTACCGGCTGGTCGCCAACGCGGTCGGCCTGACGGGGGACATCTCGACTCCGTTCAACATCACCCCGGGCACGAACATCGCGGTCGTGCCCGGCGCGGTTTCGATCGTCATCGGGGCCGCACAGACCAACGCGTCGGTCACGTACACGATCGAGGGCGCCGCGACGGTGCCGTCATTCCAGATCACGTTCGGTCTGAAGCGCACGGCCGGCCCCGTGCCGCCCATTGATACCGTCTTCGGCACGATCAACGTCACCGACGCCACGCTGCGGGCACCGGGCTCGCACACCGTGGCGCTTGGCAACATCCGCCCGCCGCTGGACGGCAACGTCCGCGACGGCGACCTGATCGTGGCGCAGCTCGACAGCGGCGGCGCCGTTGCCGAGACCAGCGAGGCCGACAATCTCACCAGCGCGGCGTTGAGTGTCGATCTGGTGTTCACGGCCGTGGCGCCGGACATCCGCGGCGCCAATTCCAGCGCGCGTGTGTCGTACGCGATTACCAGCCCGGCCAGCGTCGGCGCGTTCGCGCTCCGCCTGGGTCGCGACACGAACAACGACGGCAACATCGACGACGTGCTCCGCGATTTCACCGTGGCCGGCACCAACGTGACGCCCGGCCCGCACGCGGTGGTGGTCCCGCTGCCGACGCAGTTCCTGGCGCGGAACATCGCCGCGGGTGCGACCGTCCGCGTCGTGGCCGTGCTCGACTCCACCGACGTCGTGGTCGAGCCGGCCGGCAACAACCAGGGGCTCGGCCAGACGACCTACGACGTCGATCTGGCGCTGACGCGCCTGCTGTTCCCGGGCACCGGCCTGGGCCGCGATTTCGACGCGACCATCAACTACACTGTGGCCAACAACTCGGTCAGTGAGAACTTCACCATCGAGTTCTACGTCTCGACCAATGCGAGTGTGGACGAAGCCACGCTGGCCGCCGACATCCGCCTGGCCACGTTCACCATCAGCGCCGCGGCCGACAAGCTCGCCGCCGCGGCCATCACCAAGACGTTCACGCTCAACATCCCTGCGGCCACGGCCGTGCCGGCGACGTTCTACCTGAAGGCGCGCATCGACGACGGCAAGATCGTCGCGGAGCTGGACGAGACGAACAACGTCGTCGCGACGTTGAACAACACGTCCGATCCCAACGCCGACGCGGACAACGACGGCCTGACGCGCGCGGAAGAGGAGGCCGGCTTCCGCATCCCGCCGGCGCGCATCTTCCGCGCGGACGCGCCGGTCGACGAGCAGGGCTCGGCGGTCGACCCGCTGGCCACGCGCACGTTCGACAACGACGAGGACACCGACGCGGACGGCCTGGGCGACGCGCTGGAACGCCAGACCGGGACCAACCCGGCCGAGCGCGACAGCGACGCCGACGGCCTCATCGACGGCGACGAGGATGCCAACCATAACGGCGTGCTCGATGCCGGCGAGACCGACCCGCGCAACTGGGACACCGACGGCGACGGCCTGAGCGACCAGGAAGAGCTGGCGGGGTTCCTGGTCACGCGCTACGCGGCGGGCTCCACGTCCGGCCGCTTCGTCAATGCCACCGTGACGCGCGTGTTCACCGACCCGCGCCAGGCGGACACCGATGGTGACGATATCAACGACTGGAACGAGGTGAACGCGTACACCCGCGCCGCGGCGGCCGACGGCAGCGTCCCCGGCATTGGTCTGGGCGCGCTCGCGGCTCGCGGCGGCCTCAAGGTGACCAAGCCCGTGCAGGGCATCCGCACCGATCCGACCCGGGCCGACACCGATGACGACGGCACAAACGACGCCAGCGATCCGGCGCCACAGATCAACCCCGCGCGCTGGGGCTACGACCAGGACGCGGATGGCGTGTTCGACGACACCGATCTGGCCGCGATCCGCGCCACGTTCCCCGCCACCGCCCTGGCGACGTTCCCCGAGACGATCGACGACTTCCAGCGCCTCCTGCTCAACTTCGATCAGGACGGCGACGGGTTCATGGAGGCGCCGGACGCCAACGGCGACGGCTTCCCCGACTTCACCCGCTGGAATGAAGCCACCGTCGAGCAGGCCTTCGGCATCGACTTCAGCAACGACGGCACGCTCACGGACGGCTTCGATGTTGGCGGCGTCGGGCGCGGCACCGCCGGCCCCTACGACAGCCGCTGCGGCAGCTCCAACGAGGGCGCGGCCCTCTTCGGCACCTACCGCATCATCCGCTCGGCGGATGGGGCGCAGTCCGGCGACGGCGTCCTCGACTCGTTCGACGAGGCCACGCAGCAACTGATCCCGACCGACAACTGCCCGACGTTCAACAACGTGGACCAACTCGATTACGACGGCGACGGGCTGGGCGACTCGTGCGACGCCGACCTCGACAACGACGGCGTCCCCAACGAGCAAGACCCCGCGACCCAGCCCCCGGACGCGCACTGCACCAACCCCGGCCCGGGGACGGTCGTGTCCAGCGTGTGCGCGTTCGGCGTGGTCGAAGGCCTGGTCGGCGGCCTGATTGGCCTGACCGGGCTGCAACTCGCCGGACGCACGCGGCGGCGCAGAAACTAG